CCCTGATCCTTGCCCTGCTGCTTGCCTCGCCCGCTCTCGCGGCCGAGCATGGGGTGGCGCCTGGCCGGGGCAGCCTGGCGCAGGCCATCGCCGGGGCCGAGCCCGGCGATGTGCTGGAACTGGCGGACGGGGTCCATGCGGGCCCCGTCATCATCGACCGGCCGCTGACCATCATCGGCAGCCGCGCGGCGGTCATCGACGGCGGCGGGCGCGGCACGGTTGTCACCATCGCCGCGCCCGATGTCACGCTGAAGGGCTTTTCCGTCACCGGCTCGGGCATGGTGAACAAGGATCTGGATGCCGGGGTCAAGATCGCCAAGGGCGCCGACCGGGCGCAGGTTCTGGACCTGCGGCTGACCGAGAACATGCACGGCATCGACGTGCATGGCGGCCGCGATGCCCGCATCGTCGGCAACGAGATCATCGGCACCCGCGACCCGCGCATGAACGAGCGCGGCAACGGCATCTATGTCTGGAACAGTCCCGGCGCGCTGGTCCGGGGCAATTCCGTGCGCTATGGCCGCGACGGCATCTTCTCGAACACCAGCGCCGACAGCTTCTATCGCGACAACCTGTTTCGCGACCTGCGCTTTGCCGTGCATTTCATGTATACCCGCAACACCGAGGTCACGGGCAATGTCAGCATCGGCAACCACCTGGGTTTCGCCATCATGTTCTCGGACCGCACGGTGATCCGCGACAACCGAAGCCTGGGCGACCGAGAGCATGGGTTGATGCTGAACTATGCCAACAATGCCGACGTGACCGGCAACCTGATCCGCGGCGGTGCGAAGAAATGCCTGTTCATCTATAACGCGCACAAGAACCTGATCTGGAACAACCGCTTCCAGGATTGCGGCATCGGCATCCATTTCACCGCCGGGTCCGAGCGCAACGTGCTCAGCGGCAATGCCTTCATCGGCAATCGCGAGCAGGTGAAATACGTGGGCACCCGCCATGTCGAATGGAGCCACGAGGGGCGCGGCAATTTCTGGTCCGACCATCCGGGCTTCGACCTGAACGGCGACGGCATCGCCGACGGGGTCTATCGCCCCAACGACCTGATGGACCATATCCTGTGGTCGCAACCCGCCGCGGCGCTGCTGACCGGCGCGCCGGCCGTGCAGCTGATCCGCTGGAGCCAGCAGAGCTTTCCCGCCACCCTGCCGGGCGGCGTGCAGGACAGCGCGCCCCTGATGCGGCCCCTGACCATCCCCGTCCCGCCCGAGATCGAGGCCTACGAGGCCGAGGCCGCGGGGCGTTGGGCAAAAGGAAACTACGATGACATCGACCCTGACGATCTCTCATCTCACTAAGCGCTTCCAGAATGTCGAGGCGCTGGCCGAGGTCTCGCTGGACCTCGGGCCGGGGATGCGCGTCGCGCTGCTGGGCCATAACGGCGCCGGCAAGTCCACGATGATGAAGATCATCCTGGGCCTCATTCCCTTCGATGCCGGCGAGGTGCGGGTCTGCGGCGCCGCGCCCGGCTCGGGCCAGGCGCGCATGCAGGTGGCCTATCTGCCGGAAAACGCCGCCTTTCACCCGGCCCTGACCGGAGAGGAGCAGATCCGCCACTACCTGTCCCTGCGCGGCGAAAGCCCGCGCCGGGCCATGGAACTGCTGGAGCGGGTGGGGCTGGCCAAGGCGGCGCGCCGCCGCATCGGCACCTATTCCAAGGGCATGCGCCAGCGCGTCGGCCTGGCCCAGACCCTGATCGGGCGGCCGCGGCTGCTGGTTCTGGACGAGCCGACATCGGGGCTCGACCCGGTGTCGCGGCGCGACTTCTATGCGCTGCTCGACGGGCTGGCGGCCGAGGGGGCGGCGATCCTTTTGTCCAGCCACGCGCTGACCGAGGTCGAGGCCCGCACCGACCGCATCCTGATCCTGTCGCAGGGCCGGCTGGTGGCCGAGGGTACGCTGGCCGATCTGCGCCGCCGCGCCGCGCTGCCGGTCGGGTTGACCGTGACGCCCGCCGCCGGCGCGGGGGCGGCGCTGGCCCAGGCGCTGCCGCAGGCGCGGATGGCAGAGGACGGCACGCTGCACCTGGCCTGCGCGCAGGACGAAAAGCTGGGGCTGCTGGCGCGCATCGCCGGGCTGGGCGGGCAGGTCGCGGACCTGGACGTGATCCCGCCGAGCCTCGAGGACATCTACAGCCATTTCAGCCGGAGGGACGGGCAATGATCCGCCGCATCCTTTCCACCGCGGCGCTGGAGTTCCGCATCGCGCTGCGCAACCGCTGGGTCGCCATCGCCACCGCGCTGATGGTGGTCTTTGCGCTGGTGCTGGCGGCGGCGGGTGCCGCGCCGACCGGCGACATCGGCGCCGACCGGCTGTCGGTCGTGGTCGCCTCGCTGACCTCGCTCGCCGTCTATCTGGTGCCGCTGCTGGCGCTGCTGATGAGCTTCGACGCCGTGGCCGGCGAGGTCGAGCGCGGCACCTTGCCCCTGCTGCTGACCTATCCGGTGGCGCGGGCCGAGGTGCTGGCGGGCAAGCTGGTCGCGCATATGGCGATCCTGGCTCTGGCGGTGGGGGCGGGCTATGGCGCCGCGGCGGCTGCGGCGGTCTGGACCGACCCGGCCTCGATCGCCGGCCTGCCGGCGCTCTGGCGGCTGATGTGGAGTTCGACCCTGCTGGGCGCGACCTTCCTGGGCGCGGGCTATGCGCTGTCCAGCTTTGCGCGCCGACCCTCGGGCGCAGCCGGGCTGGCGGTCGGGCTGTGGCTGGGGCTGGTGGTGCTTTACGACCTGGCGCTGCTGGCGCTGATCGTCGCCGATGGCGGCGGCGGCTTCACCACCGAGGTGCTGCCGGTGGCGTTGCTGGCCAACCCGGCCGACGCCTTCCGCCTGTTCAACCTCTCGGCCGCCGAGGCCACCGCCGCCGCCGCCGGCGTCGGCGGGGCCGCCGCGACCATCCCGCTCTGGCAATCGGCGCTGTCGGTCCTGGCCTGGCCGCTGGCCGCGCTTGGCCTGGCCATTGCCGCATTCCGAAAGGTCACGCCATGAGACATGCGCTGCTGCTGGTGCTGATGCTGGGCCTAGCCGCCTGCCGCGACGAGGTGGCGCAGGACACCGCCCCGGTCGAGATGAATGCCCAGACGCTGGGCCATTTCTGCCAGATGAACCTGCTGGAACATCCCGGCCCCAAGGCCCAGGTGCATCTGGAGGGGATGCCGGGCACGCCGCTGTTCTTCAGCCAGGTCCGCGATGCCATCGCCTATGCCAGGATGCCGGAACAAAGCCACCCGATCTTGGCCATCCAGGTGAACGACATGGGTGCCCCCGGCGCGACCTGGGACGATCCGGGGCAGGGCAACTGGATCGCGGCCGAGGACGCCTTCTTCGTCATGGGCTCGGTCCAGGCCGGCGGCATGGGCGCGCCCGAGGCGGTGCCCTTTTCCAGCCGCGAGGCCGCCGAGGCCTTCGTCGCCGCGCAGGGCGGGCAGGTGATGCGGCTGGACGCGATCCCGGACGAGATGGTGCTGGCACCCGAAGAGACCGTGCCCGACAGCGGTACCGAAGCCGATTTCATGAACCGCCTGCGCGCGCTGAGCCAACCCAAGGAGCCCGCGACATGAGCCTGTCCCGCCGTCGCTTTCTGACCATCACCGCCGCTGTCGCGCTTGCGCCGGCAAGCCTGCGCGCCCAGCCCGGCCGGCATTGGGTCGGCCAGGCGCTTGGCGCCCGCGCCTCGATCCGCATCGACCACCCCGAGGCCCCGGCGATCACCGCGCGCTGCCTGGCCGAGATCGAGCGGCTGGAAGGCATCCTCAGCCTCTATCGCCCCGAGAGCGCGCTCTCGCGCCTGAACCGCGACGCGGTGCTGGAGGCGCCGCCCTTCGAATTGCTGGAATGCCTGTCGCTGGCGGGCGCTGTGCATCGCGCCAGCGGCGGTCGGTTCGATCCGACCGTGCAGCCGCTCTGGGCGCTCTGGGCCGAGGCCGCCGCGGCCGGCCGCCGTCCCGCGCCGGACGAGCGGCGCGCGGCCCTGGCGCGCACCGGCTGGGACCGGGTGCGGCTGGACGCGGCCCGCATCACGCTGGAGCCGGGGATGGCGCTGACGCTGAACGGCATCGGCCAGGGCTATGTCGCCGACCGCGTCGCCGCCGTGCTGGAGGCCGAGGGGCTGGGCGAGATCCTGATTGACACCGGGGAATTGCGCGCCCTGGGCGGCCGGCCCGATGGCAGCGACTGGCCGGTGCGGCTGGCCGCGGGCGGCGCGGTGGGCCTGCGCGGCCGGGCGCTGGCGACCTCGGCGCCGCTGGGTACCAGCTTCGACGCGGCGGGGCGAGACGGCCATATCCTCGACCCGCTGAGCGGCGCGCCGGCGCGCCCGGCCTGGCGCGCGGTCAGCATCTCGGCCCCCGGCGCGGCCCTGGCCGATGCGCTGTCCACCGCAGCCTGCCTGGCCGAGGACCGGCCGCAGATCCTGGCGCTGCTGGCCGGTTTCGACGGCGCCCGGCTGGAATCGCTGCATCGCGGCGCCTAGGGCCGTCCGCGACCAGCCCCGGAATGCCGCCGTGTCCTGGCCGCGCGGCGGCTTTCGCATGTCCCGCGGCGGCGGGCTGTGAAGTATTTACAAAAATAGCCTAAACTGCGTCAATTAATTTACAAAATTTTCTTTTTAAAAAAATAGTTTACTGGAAAACAGAAATTGCATTAACATCAGCGCAACCGGTGTTCCGCCGCCCGTTGCAGCGCCTTGAGGAGGGTGCGGGCGTGCCGGAGCCGATCCTGTCGCGAGTAGAGGAGGCGCGCCATGAGCATTGAATCGATTAAGAAACATCCTGTTCCGGCTGGTTTTGAGGCTGCGCTGGTCACGCCTGGGGACTATGCGCGGCTCTATGCCGAATCGATCTCGGATCCGGCGGGGTTCTGGGGGCGCGAGGGGCGGCGTCTGGACTGGATCCAGCCCTATAGCCGGGTGAAGGACACCGATTTCACCCTGGGCCAGGTCTCGATCAAATGGTTCGAGGACGGGATCCTGAACGCCTCGGTCAATTGCATCGACCGCCACCTGCCCCGGCGCGCGACCCAGACCGCGATCATCTTCGAGCCGGATGATCCGAACCAGCCCGCCCGCCACATCACCTATGCGGAACTGTCGGACAAGGTGAACCGCTTTGCCAACGTGCTCCTGTCCCAGGGGGTGATGCGCGGCGACCGGGTGGTGATCTACCTGCCGATGATCCCCGAGGCCGCCTATGCCATGCTGGCCTGCGCGCGCATCGGCGCCATCCATTCCATCGTCTTCGCCGGCTTCTCGCCCGATGCGCTGGCCAACCGCATCAACGATTCGGGCGCCAAGCTGGTGATCACCGCCGACACCGCGCCGCGCGGCGGCCGCAAGACGGCGCTGAAGTCGAATACCGACGCGGCGCTTCTGCATTGCTCGGACCGGGTGCGCTGCCTGGTGGTCAAGCATACCGGCGACCAGACCAGCTGGATCGAGGGGCGCGACGTGGACGTGCTGAAGCTGATGGAGGAGGTCAGCCCCGACTGCCCGCCGCGGCCGATGGGGGCCGAGGATCCGCTGTTCATCCTCTATACCTCGGGCTCGACCGGCAAGCCCAAGGGCGTGGTCCATACCACCGGCGGCTACCTGCTTTATGCGGCGATGACGCATCAATACGTCTTCGACTACAAGGACGGCGACGTGTTCTGGTGCACGGCCGACGTGGGCTGGGTGACCGGGCACAGCTACATCGTCTACGGCCCGCTGGCCAACGGCGCCACGACGCTGATGTTCGAGGGGGTGCCGACCTGGCCCGATGCCGGCCGCTTCTGGGCGGTGTGCGAGAAGCACCGGGTCAACCAGTTCTACACCGCGCCGACCGCGATCCGGGCGCTGATGGGCCAGGGGCCGGAATGGGTCGAGAAGCACGACCTGTCGAGCCTGCGGGTTCTGGGCACGGTGGGCGAGCCGATCAACCCCGAGGCCTGGGTCTGGTATGACAAGCATGTCGGCAAGGGGCGCTGCCCGATCGTCGACACCTGGTGGCAGACCGAGACCGGCGGCCACATGATCACCTCGCTGCCGGGCGCGATCGAGACCAAGCCGGGCTCGGCGACGCTGCCCTTCTTCGGGGTCAAGCCGGTGGTGCTGGATCCGCAGAGCGGGGTGGCGCTGGACGGCGATGGGGTCGAGGGGGTGCTGTGCATCGCCGACAGCTGGCCGGGTCAGATGCGCACGGTCTGGGGCGACCACCAGCGGTTCATGGAGACCTATTTCCAGCAATATCCGGGCTATTACTTCACCGGCGACGGCTGCCGGCGCGACGAGGACGGCTATTACTGGATCACCGGGCGGGTGGATGACGTGATCAACGTCTCGGGGCACCGGATGGGCACGGCCGAGGTGGAATCGGCGCTGGTTGCGCATGAGAAGGTGGCCGAGGCGGCGGTGGTGGGCTATCCGCATCCGCTGAAGGGTCAGGGCATCTATGCCTATGTGACGCTGATGAACGGGGTCGAGCCCAGCGACGGGTTGCGCGCCGAGCTGGAGAAATGGGTGCGCACCGAGATCGGGCCGATCGCCAAGCCGGACCTGATCCAATGGGCGCCGGGCCTGCCGAAGACGCGTTCGGGCAAGATCATGCGCCGCATCCTGCGCAAGATCGCCGAGGACGATTTCGCCGCCCTCGGAGACATCTCAACCCTCGCTGACCCAAGCGTCGTCGACGAACTCATCGAAAACAGGATGAACCGGCACTGACGGCCGGCGGCCGGCGGCGGATCGCCGGCCCCGCAGGGTGCAGGACCGATTGCCATGGGCGATGCGCGCCCATGGACCGGCCGCGGCATGGCCATGGAGGCCCGCCGCCCGCCCAAGAGCCTTCCAGAAGAAGATCGTCTCGCCGGCAGGACGCCGGCGCGGCTGAAAAGACAGCATATCGTGGCAGTGGAGGAGCACGACCCCGATGCAAGACAACCTGGCCGAACGGATCGCCGCAGATCCGAACTATCAGTTACTAAAAGCGAAACGATCCCGCTATGGCTGGATCCTGACGATTGCGATGCTCGTGGTCTATTACGGCTATATCGTGCTGATCGCCTTCGACAAGGAACTGCTCGCCGCGCGGATCGGCGACGGTGTCATGACCTGGGGCATCCCCCTGGGCTTCGGCGTGATCGTCTTTACCATCATCATCACCGGCGTCTATGTGCGCCGCGCGAACAGCGAGTTCGACGAGCTGAGCGAGAAGGTTCGCCGGGAGGCGCTGAAATGACCAACAAGATCCTGCGCAACGGGCTGATGGCCGCGGCCCTGGCCATGCCGGGCGCCGCCATGGCCGCCGACGTGATCCAGGGCGCCGAGAAACAGGCGACGAACTGGACCGCGATCATCATGTTCGCCGCCTTCGTGCTGGCGACGCTTTACATCACCAAATGGGCGGCGGCGAAAACCAAGTCGGCGGCGGATTTCTATACCGCCGGCGGCGGCATCACCGGCTTCCAGAACGGGCTTGCCATTGCCGGCGACTACATGTCGGCGGCATCCTTCCTGGGGATCTCGGCCGCGGTGATGATCTCGGGCTATGACGGGCTGATCTATTCGATCGGTTTCCTGGTCGGCTGGCCGATCCTGACCTTCCTGATGGCCGAGCGGCTGCGCAACCTGGGCCGCTTCACCTTTGCCGACGTGGCGGCCTTCCGCTTTGCCCAGACCCCGGTGCGCATCTTCGCCGCCTCGGGCACGCTGGTCGTGGTGGCCTTCTACCTGATCGCGCAGATGGTGGGTGCGGGTTCGCTGATCCAGCTGCTGTTCGGGCTGGACTACTGGATCGCGGTGGTGATCGTCGGCGCGCTGATGATGATCTATGTGCTGTTCGGCGGCATGACCGCGACGACCTGGGTGCAGATCATCAAGGCCTGCCTGCTGCTGGGCGGCGCGACCTTCATGTCCTTCATGGTCATGTGGCATTACGGCTTCAGCCCCGAGGCGATGTTCGCCGACGCGGTCCGCGTCAAGGCCGAACTGGCCACCGCCGGCGGCAAGACCGCCGAGGAAGCCGCCGTTGCCGGCCAGTCGATCATGGGTCCGGGCACCTTCATCAAGGATCCGATCTCGGCCATCAGCTTCGGTATGGCGCTGATGTTCGGCACCGCCGGCCTGCCGCATATCCTGATGCGCTTCTTCACCGTTCCCAGCGCCAAGGAAGCGCGCAAGTCGGTGATGTGGGCGACCGGCTGGATCGGCTATTTCTACCTCTTGACCTTCATCATCGGCTTCGGCGCCATCACCTTCGTTCTGACCAATCCCGAGTTCCTGGACGGCACCGGCGCGCTGGTCGGCGGCAGCAACATGGCCGCGGTGCATCTGGCCAAGGCGGTGGGCGGCAACGTCTTCCTGGGCTTCATCTCGGCCGTGGCCTTCGCCACCATCCTGGCGGTGGTCGCCGGCCTGACACTCTCGGGCGCCTCGGCGGTCAGCCACGATCTCTATGCGACCGTGATCAAGAACGGCAACCCCGCGCCGGGCAGCGAGCTGCGCGTCTCGCGCATCACCACGCTGGTGCTGGGCCTGGTCGCGGTCGTGCTGGGCATCGCCTTCAAGAACCAGAACATCGCCTTCATGGTGTCGCTGGCCTTCGCGGTGGCTGCCTCGGCCAACTTCCCGGTGCTGTTCATGTCGGTGCTGTGGAAGGATTGCACGACCCGCGGCGCGGTGATCGGCGGCTTCCTGGGGCTGATCTCCTCGGTGGTGCTGACGGTGCTGTCGCCCTCGGTCTGGGAAGCGACGCTGGGCAATCCCGCCGGCTCGGCGCCCTTCCCCTATACCTCGCCGGCGCTGTTCTCGATGACGCTGGCCTTCCTGGGCATCTGGATCGTGTCCAAGATGGACAACGGCGCGCGGGCGCGCATCGACCGGGCCGGCTACCTGGCCCAGCAGGTGCGCTCGGAAACCGGGATCGGCGCGGCGGAAGCCTCGTCGCACTGAACCGGCCGGCCCGTCCCTTCCGGGGGCGGGCCGCTTCGCCGCCTCGATCCGGCCGGGCCGGGTCTGGTGTCCGGTCTTTCGGAGGGGGTGATGGCCCATATCCTGATCGTCGAGGACGAGGACAATATCGCCGCCGCGCTGGAGTTCCTGCTGGCGCGGGCCGGCCACAGCTACAGGCGGACTGCCGGCGGCCTCGCGGCGCTGGACGAGATCCGTTCCAACCGGCCCGACCTGGTGCTGCTGGACATCATGCTGCCCGACATCTCGGGTTACGAGATCGTCGTGGCGTTGCGTGCCGATCCCGCCCTGCGCGACGTGCGGGTGCTGTTGATGACCGCGCGCGGCTCGGTGGTGGAACGCCGCAAGGGGCTGGCGCTGGGGGCGGACGGTTTCATCGCCAAGCCCTTTGAACTGTCGGAACTGCGGGCCGAGATCGCCCGGCTTCTGGAGCATGCCAACTGATCTCCGGGATCGGCTGGCCGCGCCGGATCGTCGCAGCGGGCCGGCTGTTCGGGCGGGACGCAGCTTTTCCCTTGCCTCCCGACGGCATATCGCGATCCTCGGGGCCGGGATCCGCGCCAGCACGGAGGATAGCGATGACCGACGCCTATCAAGCCATCATCGACCGCTGCGCCGGTCTGCCGCCCCTGCGCACCGCCGTGGTCCA
This Paracoccus pantotrophus DNA region includes the following protein-coding sequences:
- a CDS encoding ABC transporter permease, with protein sequence MIRRILSTAALEFRIALRNRWVAIATALMVVFALVLAAAGAAPTGDIGADRLSVVVASLTSLAVYLVPLLALLMSFDAVAGEVERGTLPLLLTYPVARAEVLAGKLVAHMAILALAVGAGYGAAAAAAVWTDPASIAGLPALWRLMWSSTLLGATFLGAGYALSSFARRPSGAAGLAVGLWLGLVVLYDLALLALIVADGGGGFTTEVLPVALLANPADAFRLFNLSAAEATAAAAGVGGAAATIPLWQSALSVLAWPLAALGLAIAAFRKVTP
- a CDS encoding response regulator transcription factor, producing the protein MAHILIVEDEDNIAAALEFLLARAGHSYRRTAGGLAALDEIRSNRPDLVLLDIMLPDISGYEIVVALRADPALRDVRVLLMTARGSVVERRKGLALGADGFIAKPFELSELRAEIARLLEHAN
- a CDS encoding cation acetate symporter, with translation MAAALAMPGAAMAADVIQGAEKQATNWTAIIMFAAFVLATLYITKWAAAKTKSAADFYTAGGGITGFQNGLAIAGDYMSAASFLGISAAVMISGYDGLIYSIGFLVGWPILTFLMAERLRNLGRFTFADVAAFRFAQTPVRIFAASGTLVVVAFYLIAQMVGAGSLIQLLFGLDYWIAVVIVGALMMIYVLFGGMTATTWVQIIKACLLLGGATFMSFMVMWHYGFSPEAMFADAVRVKAELATAGGKTAEEAAVAGQSIMGPGTFIKDPISAISFGMALMFGTAGLPHILMRFFTVPSAKEARKSVMWATGWIGYFYLLTFIIGFGAITFVLTNPEFLDGTGALVGGSNMAAVHLAKAVGGNVFLGFISAVAFATILAVVAGLTLSGASAVSHDLYATVIKNGNPAPGSELRVSRITTLVLGLVAVVLGIAFKNQNIAFMVSLAFAVAASANFPVLFMSVLWKDCTTRGAVIGGFLGLISSVVLTVLSPSVWEATLGNPAGSAPFPYTSPALFSMTLAFLGIWIVSKMDNGARARIDRAGYLAQQVRSETGIGAAEASSH
- a CDS encoding nitrous oxide reductase family maturation protein NosD; translation: MRRLSLILALLLASPALAAEHGVAPGRGSLAQAIAGAEPGDVLELADGVHAGPVIIDRPLTIIGSRAAVIDGGGRGTVVTIAAPDVTLKGFSVTGSGMVNKDLDAGVKIAKGADRAQVLDLRLTENMHGIDVHGGRDARIVGNEIIGTRDPRMNERGNGIYVWNSPGALVRGNSVRYGRDGIFSNTSADSFYRDNLFRDLRFAVHFMYTRNTEVTGNVSIGNHLGFAIMFSDRTVIRDNRSLGDREHGLMLNYANNADVTGNLIRGGAKKCLFIYNAHKNLIWNNRFQDCGIGIHFTAGSERNVLSGNAFIGNREQVKYVGTRHVEWSHEGRGNFWSDHPGFDLNGDGIADGVYRPNDLMDHILWSQPAAALLTGAPAVQLIRWSQQSFPATLPGGVQDSAPLMRPLTIPVPPEIEAYEAEAAGRWAKGNYDDIDPDDLSSH
- a CDS encoding DUF485 domain-containing protein; the encoded protein is MQDNLAERIAADPNYQLLKAKRSRYGWILTIAMLVVYYGYIVLIAFDKELLAARIGDGVMTWGIPLGFGVIVFTIIITGVYVRRANSEFDELSEKVRREALK
- a CDS encoding FAD:protein FMN transferase; this translates as MSLSRRRFLTITAAVALAPASLRAQPGRHWVGQALGARASIRIDHPEAPAITARCLAEIERLEGILSLYRPESALSRLNRDAVLEAPPFELLECLSLAGAVHRASGGRFDPTVQPLWALWAEAAAAGRRPAPDERRAALARTGWDRVRLDAARITLEPGMALTLNGIGQGYVADRVAAVLEAEGLGEILIDTGELRALGGRPDGSDWPVRLAAGGAVGLRGRALATSAPLGTSFDAAGRDGHILDPLSGAPARPAWRAVSISAPGAALADALSTAACLAEDRPQILALLAGFDGARLESLHRGA
- a CDS encoding nitrous oxide reductase accessory protein NosL; the protein is MRHALLLVLMLGLAACRDEVAQDTAPVEMNAQTLGHFCQMNLLEHPGPKAQVHLEGMPGTPLFFSQVRDAIAYARMPEQSHPILAIQVNDMGAPGATWDDPGQGNWIAAEDAFFVMGSVQAGGMGAPEAVPFSSREAAEAFVAAQGGQVMRLDAIPDEMVLAPEETVPDSGTEADFMNRLRALSQPKEPAT
- a CDS encoding ABC transporter ATP-binding protein; amino-acid sequence: MTSTLTISHLTKRFQNVEALAEVSLDLGPGMRVALLGHNGAGKSTMMKIILGLIPFDAGEVRVCGAAPGSGQARMQVAYLPENAAFHPALTGEEQIRHYLSLRGESPRRAMELLERVGLAKAARRRIGTYSKGMRQRVGLAQTLIGRPRLLVLDEPTSGLDPVSRRDFYALLDGLAAEGAAILLSSHALTEVEARTDRILILSQGRLVAEGTLADLRRRAALPVGLTVTPAAGAGAALAQALPQARMAEDGTLHLACAQDEKLGLLARIAGLGGQVADLDVIPPSLEDIYSHFSRRDGQ
- the acs gene encoding acetate--CoA ligase, yielding MSIESIKKHPVPAGFEAALVTPGDYARLYAESISDPAGFWGREGRRLDWIQPYSRVKDTDFTLGQVSIKWFEDGILNASVNCIDRHLPRRATQTAIIFEPDDPNQPARHITYAELSDKVNRFANVLLSQGVMRGDRVVIYLPMIPEAAYAMLACARIGAIHSIVFAGFSPDALANRINDSGAKLVITADTAPRGGRKTALKSNTDAALLHCSDRVRCLVVKHTGDQTSWIEGRDVDVLKLMEEVSPDCPPRPMGAEDPLFILYTSGSTGKPKGVVHTTGGYLLYAAMTHQYVFDYKDGDVFWCTADVGWVTGHSYIVYGPLANGATTLMFEGVPTWPDAGRFWAVCEKHRVNQFYTAPTAIRALMGQGPEWVEKHDLSSLRVLGTVGEPINPEAWVWYDKHVGKGRCPIVDTWWQTETGGHMITSLPGAIETKPGSATLPFFGVKPVVLDPQSGVALDGDGVEGVLCIADSWPGQMRTVWGDHQRFMETYFQQYPGYYFTGDGCRRDEDGYYWITGRVDDVINVSGHRMGTAEVESALVAHEKVAEAAVVGYPHPLKGQGIYAYVTLMNGVEPSDGLRAELEKWVRTEIGPIAKPDLIQWAPGLPKTRSGKIMRRILRKIAEDDFAALGDISTLADPSVVDELIENRMNRH